One Alnus glutinosa chromosome 3, dhAlnGlut1.1, whole genome shotgun sequence genomic region harbors:
- the LOC133862274 gene encoding beta-amylase 2, chloroplastic isoform X1, which translates to MAISSIQVFRSLRPPNASSTATAASSLRNSQTLSASLRVSFGFRSSVDFNSCGLKGCFVPSSARSRAWAMAREREERTEDYPLAGDSVDAVDDKQVVNTPQEFLERDFAGTPYVPVFVMLPLDIINMNCELVDPEGLLNQLRILKSINVDGVMVDCWWGIVEAHAPQVYNWSGYKRLFQIVRDLKLKLQVVTSFHECGGNVGDDVHIPLPRWVSEIGQSNPDIYFTNREGKHNSECLSWGIDKERVLKGRTAVEVYFDYMRSFRVEFDEFFEDGIISEIEVGLGPCGELRYPSYPAKHGWRYPGIGEFQSYDKYLMKSLTKAAEARGHSSWARGPDNAGSYNSTPHETGFFCDGGEYDSYYGRFFLNWYSRVLVDHGERVLGLANLAFEGTCIAAKVSGIHWWYKTASHAAELTAGFYNPSNRDGYAPIAAMLKKHGAALNFTCVELRTLDQHEDFPEALADPEGLVWQVLNAAWDVCIPVASENALSCHDREGYNKILENAKPLTDPDGRHLSAFTYLRLSPVLMERHNFMEFERFVKRMHGEAVSDLQVNPNKKHTKVQDTDGQVAA; encoded by the exons ATGGCGATTTCGTCGATTCAAGTCTTCCGTAGCCTTAGGCCTCCTAATGCATCTTCTACTGCAACAGCGGCTTCGTCGCTGCGAAATTCTCAAACCCTTTCAGCTTCTTTGCGAGTTTCCTTTGGGTTTCGGAGCTCAGTGGACTTCAATTCGTGCGGCTTGAAGGGTTGCTTTGTACCGTCTAGCGCTCGGTCCCGTGCTTGGGCCatggcgagagagagagaagagagaactGAGGATTACCCTCTAGCGGGTGATTCCGTGGATGCTGTAGATGATAAGCAG GTTGTAAACACACCCCAGGAGTTTCTGGAGCGAGACTTTGCTGGCACTCCTTATGTTCCTGTATTTGTGATGCTACCC CTGGACATCATTAATATGAATTGCGAGTTGGTTGATCCAGAAGGTCTTCTCAATCAGCTAAGAATCTTGAAGTCAATCAATGTTGATGGGGTTATGGTTGATTGCTGGTGGGGAATCGTAGAGGCACATGCTCCACAGGTATATAATTGGAGTGGCTACAAAAGGCTCTTTCAGATTGTGCGTGACCTTAAGCTCAAATTGCAG GTTGTAACGTCTTTTCATGAATGTGGGGGTAATGTCGGTGATGATGTACATATTCCGCTCCCCCGCTGGGTGTCCGAAATTGGTCAAAGCAATCCTGACATATATTTCACTAATAGAGAAGGAAAGCACAATTCTGAATGCCTCTCATGGGGAATTGATAAGGAACGGGTCTTAAAAGGCCGGACTGCTGTTGAG gtTTACTTTGATTACATGAGAAGCTTTCGGGTTGAATTTGATGAGTTTTTTGAGGATGGAATCATCTCTGAGATTGAAGTTGGACTAGGACCATGTGGAGAGCTACGATATCCTTCTTATCCTGCAAAGCATGGTTGGAGATATCCCGGTATTGGTGAATTCCAG TCCTATGATAAGTACTTGATGAAGAGTCTTACAAAAGCAGCAGAAGCAAGAGGGCATTCATCTTGGGCCAGAGGACCAGATAACGCAGGTTCTTATAATTCCACACCCCATGAGACTGGGTTCTTTTGCGATGGAGGTGAATATGATAGCTATTATGGCAGATTCTTCCTTAACTGGTACTCTCGAGTATTGGTTGATCATGGCGAACGTGTACTTGGTCTAGCCAATTTAGCTTTTGAAGGCACTTGCATTGCTGCAAAG GTATCAGGTATACATTGGTGGTACAAGACAGCCAGTCATGCTGCTGAGCTGACTGCTGGTTTTTACAACCCCTCAAATCGTGATGGTTATGCTCCAATTGCGGCAATGTTAAAAAAGCACGGGGCTGCTCTTAACTTCACATGTGTTGAATTGCGCACATTAGATCAGCACGAGGATTTTCCAGAAGCACTGGCAGACCCAGAGGGATTAGTTTGGCAG GTGCTGAATGCTGCGTGGGATGTTTGCATTCCAGTAGCTAGTGAGAATGCTCTTTCTTGCCATGATAGAGAAGGCTACAATAAGATCCTGGAAAATGCCAAACCCCTGACTGATCCAGATGGAAGACATTTATCTGCTTTTACCTACCTCAGGCTCAGCccagtcctcatggagagacaCAACTTCATGGAGTTTGAGCGATTTGTGAAGAGAATGCATG
- the LOC133862274 gene encoding beta-amylase 2, chloroplastic isoform X2, which yields MAISSIQVFRSLRPPNASSTATAASSLRNSQTLSASLRVSFGFRSSVDFNSCGLKGCFVPSSARSRAWAMAREREERTEDYPLAGDSVDAVDDKQVVNTPQEFLERDFAGTPYVPVFVMLPLDIINMNCELVDPEGLLNQLRILKSINVDGVMVDCWWGIVEAHAPQVYNWSGYKRLFQIVRDLKLKLQVYFDYMRSFRVEFDEFFEDGIISEIEVGLGPCGELRYPSYPAKHGWRYPGIGEFQSYDKYLMKSLTKAAEARGHSSWARGPDNAGSYNSTPHETGFFCDGGEYDSYYGRFFLNWYSRVLVDHGERVLGLANLAFEGTCIAAKVSGIHWWYKTASHAAELTAGFYNPSNRDGYAPIAAMLKKHGAALNFTCVELRTLDQHEDFPEALADPEGLVWQVLNAAWDVCIPVASENALSCHDREGYNKILENAKPLTDPDGRHLSAFTYLRLSPVLMERHNFMEFERFVKRMHGEAVSDLQVNPNKKHTKVQDTDGQVAA from the exons ATGGCGATTTCGTCGATTCAAGTCTTCCGTAGCCTTAGGCCTCCTAATGCATCTTCTACTGCAACAGCGGCTTCGTCGCTGCGAAATTCTCAAACCCTTTCAGCTTCTTTGCGAGTTTCCTTTGGGTTTCGGAGCTCAGTGGACTTCAATTCGTGCGGCTTGAAGGGTTGCTTTGTACCGTCTAGCGCTCGGTCCCGTGCTTGGGCCatggcgagagagagagaagagagaactGAGGATTACCCTCTAGCGGGTGATTCCGTGGATGCTGTAGATGATAAGCAG GTTGTAAACACACCCCAGGAGTTTCTGGAGCGAGACTTTGCTGGCACTCCTTATGTTCCTGTATTTGTGATGCTACCC CTGGACATCATTAATATGAATTGCGAGTTGGTTGATCCAGAAGGTCTTCTCAATCAGCTAAGAATCTTGAAGTCAATCAATGTTGATGGGGTTATGGTTGATTGCTGGTGGGGAATCGTAGAGGCACATGCTCCACAGGTATATAATTGGAGTGGCTACAAAAGGCTCTTTCAGATTGTGCGTGACCTTAAGCTCAAATTGCAG gtTTACTTTGATTACATGAGAAGCTTTCGGGTTGAATTTGATGAGTTTTTTGAGGATGGAATCATCTCTGAGATTGAAGTTGGACTAGGACCATGTGGAGAGCTACGATATCCTTCTTATCCTGCAAAGCATGGTTGGAGATATCCCGGTATTGGTGAATTCCAG TCCTATGATAAGTACTTGATGAAGAGTCTTACAAAAGCAGCAGAAGCAAGAGGGCATTCATCTTGGGCCAGAGGACCAGATAACGCAGGTTCTTATAATTCCACACCCCATGAGACTGGGTTCTTTTGCGATGGAGGTGAATATGATAGCTATTATGGCAGATTCTTCCTTAACTGGTACTCTCGAGTATTGGTTGATCATGGCGAACGTGTACTTGGTCTAGCCAATTTAGCTTTTGAAGGCACTTGCATTGCTGCAAAG GTATCAGGTATACATTGGTGGTACAAGACAGCCAGTCATGCTGCTGAGCTGACTGCTGGTTTTTACAACCCCTCAAATCGTGATGGTTATGCTCCAATTGCGGCAATGTTAAAAAAGCACGGGGCTGCTCTTAACTTCACATGTGTTGAATTGCGCACATTAGATCAGCACGAGGATTTTCCAGAAGCACTGGCAGACCCAGAGGGATTAGTTTGGCAG GTGCTGAATGCTGCGTGGGATGTTTGCATTCCAGTAGCTAGTGAGAATGCTCTTTCTTGCCATGATAGAGAAGGCTACAATAAGATCCTGGAAAATGCCAAACCCCTGACTGATCCAGATGGAAGACATTTATCTGCTTTTACCTACCTCAGGCTCAGCccagtcctcatggagagacaCAACTTCATGGAGTTTGAGCGATTTGTGAAGAGAATGCATG